A region of the Drosophila subpulchrella strain 33 F10 #4 breed RU33 chromosome 3L, RU_Dsub_v1.1 Primary Assembly, whole genome shotgun sequence genome:
CTGTATAATAACTTTGAATCCGGAACTATTTTAAATTCGTCATCTTAAACATTTCCGAAAACGATAACACTTATCAGCTTTAGCAAGAATTACATTTCGTACagaaaaattctttataaaacgaAACCCTTTTTGCTAGGTTTgcatatatttttcaacgttGCTTCCTTCGCGGTATTTGTTTTCCACTTCATTTTTATGCTGACACGGCAGCCACATATTCATTTTTGCACtggataaaaaaattattgtaaGAAATTTCTTACATAACTTGTACAATGTTTCAGTTTTAATAATTCCACGAGAATGAACGTACACTTGGTTTTTTAATCACTTCACAGATGTTGCCTAAGCCTTTCAGCATTAAATTCACTTTGCTAACGCacaaactaaaaataaattttctgcGTCAGATTTATAACTTATAAACAAGTACTTATGATCATAAAGTAGTAATTAAACTAAAGTTACTTAAAAGTAATGAGGGGAATTAGTGggaataaaatgtaaaaaggccaattattattataagataGGTTTTTGTAGCTCTGTCCCTTAGTTTTCAATCAACCGCTCCACGAATGAACTCAGCAATACGTAGGTATTATGGTATATTGCCAATTTAGCATTTTCTGCATCGATAAAAACGTTGACCTCAAACCAGAAGCGTGGAGGTCGACCGAAAGGTTCGTTCGCAACTGCGTTTCGAGTGGTAAATGTTAAATGCTGGCTAGGCTTTTGTTTTTGCGGCTCTTTTTTACAACCATCGATAATTGGAATGAATCATGAATAACCAATTAATATGGCATACCAATGATATTATCTATTCGAAGCTCTGTAATTAGGATTTAGAGCCATTATAAGTCAAAATAACTTGCAGTTAAACAAGTTCCTCTAATATTTTGCTATCTGTTTTGGCTTTTTGCAGTTTGTTGTGGTCTTTCGGTGTTTTCTCACAGCGACAGTGACCTAGAAAGGTGTTTTTGGCCATAAAGCTAGGGCCAATGACCAGGTCGCGTATGATGGATTATCGATCTGATCGATTGCTTATGGGGTTATTGCTTAAGGAACTGTGAAAGTAAAGCCTTGATATTGATATAATACAAATACTGTACTATCCAATGCGGAACTGCTGCCATTTCGGTTGTTTCTGTTCCGCCAGCTGCAGTTTTCCCATTTCCGCGAGAGAAGTGGAAAAAGCGAGTCAGGATTGTTTGCTTTATTTGTTTGCAAGGCGGCAGGTGTCGCACTTTACCCACCTGCCTGGCTAATTAATTAAATGACTAAATGACACGCCCCCAGAACGTTGGCAACAGGTTCTTTGATCTCGTTGGGGAGGGGGTATTCAaaatcgaaatcgaaatcCAAAACCGAGGGGTTAGGCAGGCGAAGCCAGATTTTGGAACGCTTATCAAATCATGTCACCATATTTTTTGCACACTAATCTTGGGACCGCCATGTTTTTGTGTACAAATTTCAAGTTTGCCATTGGTTTAGGGGACTGATACTATTATAACATTGCCTGATTCTGACGTCACTTGAAATTGAGGTGTTTATGGTTTGAGAACTTGTATATATACCAATTAGAgagaataaattatttttgagaATTTACCGCAGTTggcaattaaaattgttaatttaaaGTCTATTAACCTCTTAAATACTTTGgttatgatttttttattgCAACCAAATGAGGCTTTGGGAATCAAATAGAGACTTAACTGAAATCAAATACTAGTAATAGCCTTGAATAACATCAGTGATTAGAACTGATTTCTTAGGTCAAAAAGATGACATTACGTATCAAGGGATTTCCCTAGGGCTTTTGCAGGTTGACGTCTTAGGATCTTCGTCGCCTGTTGACTAATTTACAACACCTTATCAGTCTAGACCTTTagacacattttttttttgatgatTTGGAACTAGGTATTAGATTTTCCGCGGCAGTTGGCGCCGCattaaataatcaattaataaaaatgaaacGCAGTTCGATCAGAATTCATTGCCTGAATTGTGttgcaaaatttaatttgaatcgCAATTTCCACAAATGGCGGAGCTTGATTGGAATTCGCGCCATTTTTGGCAACTTTAATGACGGCCGTTCGGGGGGGCTCGACAATTCGAGGGTCTTTTGCCATTGATTGAGCTTAATTTCCGCAAATAAAGCAGGGGGTCTTAGGCGTTTCATACTCTTATCGATATGATATAGTCAAGTGATGCTATCGGTCACGTTTGCCAATTCTAGAAGCCTACCAGaaactatttttgattttaacaGTTGCCATTTTCACGCTCGCAATGAAGCATATCGGTTTCCAGATAAGATTACTcagatatacgtatgtattcGATTATCCTATTATGAGTAGTGCTTTAAATTATTGGTAAATGAGTCAGGGAAACCGGCCAACTATATTGATCACGTAGCTGTCATGTAGATGATCGGTCGATAAATAAGTCCGGGTGGGAAAAACTAGttagttttgatttttttgagCAACCTTAACttgtaataaaattattaaagcaTAAACAAATACTAAAATAAAGGTCAACGCAATAACATCATTAATTTAATTCGATTTTAAAGGATTTCAAAGGAGTTTTTATAAGGATGCCTAAAAGTATGAAGTATAAATTCGTACTTTTAAAGCATTTATAAGTGATATTGAAATAGTAAAACTTATAGGTTATATAACTTAATTATGTTATTTTAACCTTGAGATAACCACTCTTATTGACTTTCCTGTTTTTCTCTAACTACAGACTTCGCCGTCACGCTGAGGTCGAGGATCCAGTTCATGGACAGCAATTGGCAGACGATAGCCACCGCCGCCCACGAGTTCGACGAGCTGTCCGCCCTAACCTTTGACGAATCCGAGGAGCTGATCTACTTTAATGACCTGAAGCACAAGAATGGCAGCATATTCTCCCTGAAAAGGGATCTCCTAGCCGCCTCCCATGTGGTGGAGCAGACGATCGCACGCACGGTCAACGAAACTGTGGGCGGTCTGGCCTACGATCCACTCACCATGAACCTCTTTTGGTCAGACACCGAGCACAGGAAAATCTTCTTCGCCCCCATTCGCGGTTCGGCGCCGCCCAAGGTCCTGGTGGATCTGAGTGCAGAAGGAGGCCGCCCAGATGGCGTGGCCGTGGATGTGTGCCGTCGGAAGCTCTACTGGACCAACTCGAACCACTCAAAGCCCACTGTGGAGCGAATCAATCTGGATGGCAGCAACAGAACCACGATCGTTAACTCCTCCATCCATATGCCAAAAGGAATCGTGGTGGATCAATTTTCGGATCGTCTCTTCTGGATTGACGACCTCGATGGCATATACTTTTCGGTGGAGAGTTCCAAGTTGGACGGTTCCGATCGTCAGTTGGTGCTGAAGGACAAAAACCAAGAACCCCTGAATTTGGCTGTGACCAACGATGCCATTTACTGGACAGACAGGACCACCAAGGCGGTTTGGAGTCATCCAAAAGTCCGAGTGATTAAGGTAACCACCACTGCCAAACCggatgaggaggaggaggattcCACGGATAAGACGAACTTTGATCCTGAGCCGGTGATTGAGGTCAGTCCGCTGGTACGCGTGGCCAATCTTAGCGAAGAGGCGCGAGGAATTGTGGTGCGCACAGGTTTCTACCAAAGACTCCAAAAGGACCACCACTGCGCCAGCATTGTGCGCAAGGTGAAGGAGCGTTTGGACGAGCAGGTCAATAAGAAGGAAATACGCACTGTGCTGGACCAGAAGATGAAAGTTCTGGAGGACGAGCGCTGCATGAACGGAGGCGAATACAAGGCGCACACCGATCTGTGCATCTGTCCGACCGGCTTCAAGGGATCCCGCTGTGAGATCCGCGAGTGTCACCACTACTGCATTCACGGCACCTGCTACATGTCTGAGCAGGCCTACCCCAAGTGCTTTTGCCAGCCGGGATTCGAGGGCGAGCGCTGTGAGGTCAGCATGTGCACCGGTCTGTGCCTCAATGGCGGTCACTGTCGTCTGTCCAAGAACGAGAAGGAGGCGCCCAGCTGTGAGTGTCCTCCCAACTTCGGAGGAGCCCGCTGCGAGCAGAACTCCACTGAAATCTGCTCCCTCTTCTGCCGCCTGCTGAAACACGAGCCGAAGACCTATGTGCCCTTCGGCTGCCATGATATG
Encoded here:
- the LOC119553502 gene encoding protein cueball; the protein is MIRNRIGMAILPCLILATCLLTVHGTPLEWDFAVTLRSRIQFMDSNWQTIATAAHEFDELSALTFDESEELIYFNDLKHKNGSIFSLKRDLLAASHVVEQTIARTVNETVGGLAYDPLTMNLFWSDTEHRKIFFAPIRGSAPPKVLVDLSAEGGRPDGVAVDVCRRKLYWTNSNHSKPTVERINLDGSNRTTIVNSSIHMPKGIVVDQFSDRLFWIDDLDGIYFSVESSKLDGSDRQLVLKDKNQEPLNLAVTNDAIYWTDRTTKAVWSHPKVRVIKVTTTAKPDEEEEDSTDKTNFDPEPVIEVSPLVRVANLSEEARGIVVRTGFYQRLQKDHHCASIVRKVKERLDEQVNKKEIRTVLDQKMKVLEDERCMNGGEYKAHTDLCICPTGFKGSRCEIRECHHYCIHGTCYMSEQAYPKCFCQPGFEGERCEVSMCTGLCLNGGHCRLSKNEKEAPSCECPPNFGGARCEQNSTEICSLFCRLLKHEPKTYVPFGCHDICEELAQENSTEIAVPQFKHLDVCITPTVWTCSVIIILVVGITTSLLLLAVIVHGIRRLYKPKRPRIRKTFVVRKQARTNSAGDTPLTNRPLATEQCEITIENCCNMNICETPCFDPKLVEQTLAKSSCKEDKKILIHNMEDDLY